A genomic region of Anaerolineales bacterium contains the following coding sequences:
- a CDS encoding Dna2/Cas4 domain-containing protein yields the protein MYAAWAALLFLLAVLLWGWSQRQRAGLGLPAGAVVYSDTGVERRVEQALFDEALGLVGRPDYLVESAAGLVPVEVKSGRTPARPYPSHVYQLAAYCLLVARSLQRRPPYGILRYPQRSFQVEFTAALEAEVLELLSAMRQSMRQVEVHRSHQQAARCQSCGYRQDCTERIH from the coding sequence ATGTACGCTGCCTGGGCCGCGCTTCTATTTTTGCTGGCTGTGCTGCTGTGGGGCTGGAGCCAGCGCCAGCGCGCCGGCTTGGGCTTGCCCGCCGGGGCGGTGGTGTACTCCGACACGGGAGTAGAGCGCCGTGTGGAGCAGGCCTTGTTTGACGAGGCGTTGGGGCTGGTGGGGCGGCCGGATTACTTAGTGGAAAGCGCCGCCGGGTTGGTGCCGGTAGAGGTCAAAAGTGGCCGCACGCCGGCCAGGCCCTATCCTTCGCATGTGTACCAATTGGCCGCCTACTGCTTGCTGGTGGCGCGCAGCTTGCAGCGCCGGCCACCGTATGGCATTTTGCGCTATCCGCAGCGTAGCTTCCAGGTGGAGTTCACCGCCGCGTTGGAGGCCGAGGTGCTCGAGCTGCTCAGCGCCATGCGCCAGAGCATGCGCCAGGTGGAGGTGCACCGTTCGCACCAGCAGGCGGCGCGCTGCCAGTCCTGCGGTTACCGCCAGGATTGTACTGAACGGATACACTAA
- a CDS encoding B-box zinc finger protein: MTTATYCANHPTRETGLRCNQCEKYICAQCAIHTPTGYRCRECVRGQQKVFDTSTSRDYVLAILVATLLSALGGYLALRIGFFTLFLAPLAGNLIAAAVRRVTGRRRSPRLFQLTALAVGLGAAPFVLLPLAYVFGGAGLGAFLSALWPLAYLSLAVSTTYYRLAGIEINS; the protein is encoded by the coding sequence ATGACGACTGCAACTTATTGTGCCAACCACCCGACGCGTGAAACTGGGCTGCGCTGCAACCAGTGTGAGAAATACATCTGTGCCCAGTGCGCCATCCACACTCCCACTGGCTACCGCTGCAGAGAGTGTGTGCGTGGCCAGCAAAAGGTGTTTGATACCAGCACCTCGCGCGATTATGTACTGGCCATCCTCGTAGCCACGCTGCTTTCGGCGTTGGGTGGCTACCTTGCGCTGCGTATCGGCTTCTTCACCCTGTTCCTGGCGCCGCTGGCGGGCAACCTGATCGCCGCGGCGGTGCGCCGCGTCACGGGGCGGCGCCGCTCGCCGCGGCTGTTTCAGTTGACCGCCCTGGCGGTGGGCCTGGGAGCGGCGCCTTTCGTGTTGCTGCCGCTGGCGTATGTCTTTGGCGGGGCAGGGTTGGGCGCCTTCCTGAGTGCGCTGTGGCCGCTGGCCTATCTTTCGCTGGCGGTCTCAACCACCTACTATCGCTTGGCAGGCATTGAGATCAATTCCTAA
- the lexA gene encoding transcriptional repressor LexA, with amino-acid sequence MMAKRRKGLSERHKKILDLLERYQDENGYPPSIREIGKQTGISSTSVVNYYLNQLEEEGYIERDRKISRGVRLVKGISSAATAVREAIEDLIKVPVVGRIVAGAPMPVPGSDFAYYDQDSGVEIARSLLGPGDKEEDLFALEVQGDSMVDAMVNDGDIVVMKKAQDARNGEMVAVWLTDRDETTLKYFYKENGGIRLQPANPTMQPIFVDNPRAVQVQGKVVMVIRQMAAPN; translated from the coding sequence ATGATGGCCAAGAGACGCAAAGGTTTGAGCGAACGCCACAAGAAGATCCTGGATCTGCTGGAACGCTACCAGGATGAAAATGGCTACCCGCCCTCCATCCGCGAGATCGGCAAGCAGACCGGCATCTCCTCCACCTCGGTGGTCAACTACTACCTCAACCAGCTCGAAGAAGAAGGCTACATCGAGCGCGATCGCAAGATCTCGCGCGGCGTGCGCCTGGTGAAGGGCATCAGCTCTGCCGCCACTGCGGTGCGCGAAGCCATCGAAGATCTGATCAAAGTGCCGGTGGTTGGCCGCATCGTGGCCGGTGCGCCCATGCCGGTGCCCGGCTCTGACTTCGCCTATTACGATCAGGATAGCGGCGTTGAGATCGCCCGCAGCCTGCTCGGCCCCGGCGACAAAGAAGAAGACCTCTTCGCCCTTGAAGTGCAGGGTGACTCGATGGTCGATGCCATGGTCAATGATGGTGACATCGTGGTAATGAAAAAGGCCCAGGATGCACGCAACGGCGAAATGGTGGCCGTGTGGCTCACCGATCGCGACGAGACCACCTTGAAATACTTCTACAAAGAGAACGGTGGCATTCGCTTGCAGCCCGCCAACCCCACCATGCAGCCGATCTTTGTGGATAACCCGCGCGCCGTACAAGTGCAGGGCAAAGTGGTCATGGTCATCCGCCAGATGGCCGCCCCCAACTAA
- a CDS encoding MmcQ/YjbR family DNA-binding protein — MKPPAATPRALARVRRLCAALPGSVEQAAWGEPTWRRGGRMYAMFASAANHHGAGRNALWIKAEAAERDLLVQAAPQRYFVPPYQGSQGWIGAYLDEGTDWDELQRLLQEGHRLLERKPRRAHK; from the coding sequence ATGAAGCCACCTGCGGCCACCCCGCGCGCCCTGGCGCGGGTGCGCCGGCTGTGCGCCGCGCTGCCAGGGAGTGTAGAGCAGGCTGCCTGGGGCGAGCCCACCTGGCGGCGCGGCGGGCGCATGTATGCCATGTTCGCCAGTGCCGCCAACCATCATGGAGCCGGGCGCAACGCGCTGTGGATCAAGGCCGAAGCGGCCGAACGCGACCTGTTGGTGCAGGCCGCGCCGCAGCGCTATTTTGTGCCACCCTATCAGGGCAGCCAGGGCTGGATCGGTGCGTATCTGGATGAAGGTACGGATTGGGATGAGCTGCAGCGCTTACTGCAGGAAGGGCACCGCTTGCTGGAGCGCAAGCCGCGCCGCGCTCACAAGTAG
- a CDS encoding NAD-dependent epimerase/dehydratase family protein, with product MQKKTILITGAAGEIGQALVRALAAAGTHRLLTLDLAPMPAELAALTTHVRGSVADPAVLEQIAAEHHLDTIFHLAALLSTRAEHSPALAHEVNVEASVLLLELAAAQSAAHGEAVKFLFPSSMAVYGLPSLEAKHAAGALAEEEHLHPTTMYGANKLAVELLGSYYAENYRQLDEQPPVRVDFRALRFPGLISAFTLPTGGTSDYGPEMLHAAAQGQAYACFVRPDATIPFMAMPDGVRALLQLAAAPRAALTRHAYNVTSFSLSAEAFRQQVLAAFPAAQITFAPHAQRQGIVDAWPMDMQDAAARADWGWAPELDQARCFDEYLVPAIRQRYQAA from the coding sequence ATGCAGAAAAAGACGATCTTGATCACCGGCGCGGCCGGCGAAATTGGCCAGGCGCTGGTGCGCGCCCTGGCCGCGGCTGGCACGCACCGGCTGCTCACCCTGGATTTGGCGCCGATGCCGGCCGAGCTGGCCGCGCTGACTACGCATGTGCGCGGCAGCGTGGCTGACCCGGCGGTGCTGGAGCAGATTGCGGCCGAGCACCACCTCGATACTATTTTCCATCTGGCCGCCCTGCTTTCCACCCGAGCAGAGCACTCCCCAGCGCTGGCCCACGAAGTGAACGTGGAGGCCAGCGTTTTGCTGTTGGAGCTGGCCGCGGCGCAATCGGCGGCGCACGGCGAGGCGGTGAAATTTCTCTTCCCCAGTTCGATGGCGGTCTACGGCTTGCCCAGCCTGGAGGCCAAGCACGCCGCCGGTGCGCTGGCCGAAGAAGAGCACCTGCACCCCACCACGATGTACGGGGCCAATAAGCTGGCGGTGGAACTGTTGGGCAGCTACTACGCCGAGAACTATCGCCAGTTGGATGAGCAGCCCCCGGTGCGCGTGGATTTCCGCGCGTTGCGCTTTCCCGGCTTGATCAGCGCCTTCACGTTGCCCACCGGCGGCACCAGCGATTACGGGCCGGAGATGTTGCACGCCGCCGCCCAGGGCCAGGCGTATGCCTGCTTTGTGCGCCCAGATGCCACAATCCCCTTTATGGCCATGCCGGATGGCGTGCGCGCCCTGTTGCAGTTGGCCGCCGCGCCGCGTGCCGCCCTAACCCGGCACGCCTATAACGTCACCAGTTTCAGCCTCTCCGCCGAAGCCTTCCGCCAGCAGGTGCTGGCCGCCTTTCCGGCGGCGCAAATCACCTTTGCGCCGCATGCCCAGCGCCAGGGCATCGTGGATGCCTGGCCGATGGACATGCAGGATGCCGCCGCGCGCGCCGATTGGGGTTGGGCGCCCGAGTTGGACCAGGCGCGCTGTTTTGACGAATATCTCGTGCCGGCCATTCGCCAACGCTATCAGGCCGCATGA
- a CDS encoding haloacid dehalogenase, with the protein MIADSIRTDLEAQTAARDAALAQTRQLTRHCSQAIRAIHRDEPDAAAAELQAAADLAAALRAGLQNFPDLYFAGYTQDALKEYAEANLVRALVNNAALPSPQELQVESATYLQGLSEAVGELRRRCLDILRHGHSEEAERLLGEMDEIYAVLVTMDYPDAVTRGLRRLTDICRSLVERTRGDMTISLRQQRLEARLHSLEEKLNDA; encoded by the coding sequence ATGATCGCAGACAGCATTCGCACGGACCTGGAAGCCCAAACCGCAGCGCGCGATGCCGCCCTGGCGCAAACCCGCCAGCTCACCCGGCATTGCTCGCAAGCCATTCGCGCCATTCACCGCGACGAGCCCGACGCCGCGGCCGCCGAGCTGCAGGCGGCGGCCGATCTGGCCGCGGCGCTGCGCGCCGGCTTGCAGAACTTTCCCGATCTGTATTTTGCCGGCTACACCCAGGATGCCCTCAAAGAATATGCTGAAGCCAATCTGGTGCGCGCCCTGGTGAACAATGCCGCGCTGCCCAGCCCGCAGGAGCTACAGGTGGAATCGGCGACCTACTTGCAGGGCCTCTCCGAAGCGGTGGGCGAACTGCGCCGGCGCTGCCTGGACATCCTGCGTCACGGCCATTCCGAGGAAGCCGAGCGCCTGCTCGGCGAAATGGATGAGATCTACGCCGTATTGGTGACGATGGATTACCCCGATGCGGTCACGCGCGGGTTGCGCCGCCTGACGGACATCTGTCGCAGCCTGGTGGAGCGCACGCGTGGTGACATGACCATCAGCCTGCGCCAGCAACGCCTGGAGGCGCGCCTGCACTCGCTCGAGGAGAAGCTCAACGACGCATGA
- a CDS encoding DUF3467 domain-containing protein, with protein MAQPTDPTPPRRPRLVIAPGVDALYSNVVRVAHSPAEFVFDFGRRLPGELDVFIKGRVLMSPLSAKLLQRALQENLARYESQFGEVKLPEGKSLADDLFGALHTPEEPET; from the coding sequence ATGGCCCAGCCTACCGATCCCACCCCGCCGCGGCGCCCACGCCTGGTGATCGCACCGGGCGTAGATGCCTTGTACAGCAATGTGGTGCGCGTGGCGCATTCGCCGGCCGAATTCGTCTTCGATTTCGGCCGGCGGCTGCCCGGCGAACTGGATGTGTTCATCAAAGGTCGCGTGCTCATGTCGCCGCTCAGCGCCAAGCTGCTGCAGCGCGCCTTGCAGGAGAACCTGGCCCGCTATGAAAGCCAATTTGGGGAAGTGAAGCTGCCCGAAGGCAAGAGCCTGGCCGACGATCTGTTCGGCGCGCTGCACACTCCCGAGGAGCCGGAGACATGA
- a CDS encoding thiamine pyrophosphate-dependent dehydrogenase E1 component subunit alpha has translation MPTHAALYRQLYTIRRFEETLLEAFPSGAFYGTTHTYIGQEANAVGVLAHLQPGDIVFSNHRCHGHFLAYGGEPHGLFAELMGKATGVCAGLGGSQHLHWKDFYSNGVLGSTAPIAVGTALAEKEKGSPAICVLFLGDGAMGEGVVYESLNLAALWGAPVLFVVENNHIAQTTPTELALAGSLAARFAAFGIPVNELDSNDVDVIYAAAASEFAALRHTAAPRALILNTTRFGPHSKGDDTRDPALVASWRATRDPLTLQAARLEPAARQALESAVDAEIARAYAQAEADPLPSLPALTQAGRQ, from the coding sequence ATGCCTACCCACGCCGCGCTGTACCGGCAGCTCTACACCATTCGCCGTTTTGAAGAAACATTGTTGGAAGCCTTCCCCAGCGGCGCATTCTACGGCACTACCCATACCTACATCGGGCAGGAGGCCAACGCCGTGGGCGTATTAGCCCACCTGCAGCCCGGCGATATCGTCTTCAGCAATCACCGCTGCCACGGCCACTTCCTCGCCTATGGCGGCGAGCCCCACGGCTTGTTTGCCGAGCTAATGGGCAAGGCCACCGGGGTGTGCGCCGGCCTGGGCGGCTCGCAGCACCTGCATTGGAAGGATTTCTATTCCAACGGAGTGCTGGGCAGCACCGCGCCGATTGCGGTGGGCACTGCCCTGGCCGAAAAAGAAAAGGGCAGCCCGGCGATCTGTGTCCTCTTCCTGGGCGATGGCGCCATGGGCGAAGGCGTAGTCTACGAGAGCCTCAACCTGGCGGCGCTGTGGGGTGCGCCGGTCTTGTTCGTGGTGGAGAACAATCACATCGCCCAAACTACGCCCACTGAGCTGGCGCTGGCCGGCAGCCTGGCAGCACGCTTTGCCGCCTTTGGTATCCCGGTCAACGAGCTGGATAGCAACGATGTCGATGTGATCTATGCCGCCGCCGCCAGCGAATTTGCCGCATTGCGGCACACTGCTGCCCCGCGGGCGTTGATCCTCAACACCACGCGCTTCGGGCCGCATTCCAAAGGTGACGATACGCGCGATCCGGCGCTGGTGGCCAGTTGGCGCGCCACGCGTGACCCGCTGACCCTGCAAGCGGCGCGCCTGGAGCCCGCCGCCCGCCAGGCACTCGAAAGCGCCGTCGATGCGGAGATCGCGCGTGCCTATGCCCAGGCCGAAGCCGACCCGTTACCTAGCCTCCCCGCGCTCACACAGGCAGGCCGCCAATGA
- a CDS encoding ABC transporter ATP-binding protein → MNAIEVSHLRRVYKTHVGHFRRQVKEVVAVEDVSFAVEEGELFGLLGPNGAGKTTTTKMLTTLLAPSGGEARVGGYDVVRQAEAIRSRIGFIFGGERGLYWRLSAWDNLRYFASLYGVDPDVAARRIPELLEMVSLRERAHEKVEGYSRGMKQRLHIARALIHDPNILFLDEPTIGLDPVGARDLRQVVRNLQAQKKTILLTTHYMFEADALCQRIAVVNKGRIVALDTPAKLKTLVQDLSVIEIEGFGIAEEIVARLRAAAFVDNVSIKDYEQTQLLSIHTQRGAEAIPDLMHMLEGQRIGRVTSREPTLEDAYVRLVGDTRVTD, encoded by the coding sequence GTGAACGCGATCGAAGTTAGCCATTTGCGCCGGGTCTACAAGACCCACGTGGGGCACTTCCGCCGCCAGGTGAAAGAAGTGGTGGCGGTGGAAGATGTTTCTTTTGCCGTTGAGGAAGGCGAGCTGTTCGGCTTGCTGGGCCCCAATGGCGCCGGCAAGACCACCACCACCAAGATGCTCACTACGCTGCTGGCCCCCAGTGGCGGCGAGGCGCGCGTGGGCGGCTACGATGTGGTGCGCCAGGCCGAAGCCATTCGCAGCCGCATCGGCTTCATTTTCGGTGGGGAGCGCGGCCTGTATTGGCGCCTGTCTGCCTGGGATAATTTGCGCTACTTTGCCAGCTTGTACGGCGTGGATCCGGACGTGGCCGCTCGCCGTATTCCTGAACTGCTCGAAATGGTCAGCCTGCGCGAACGGGCGCACGAGAAAGTGGAAGGTTACTCGCGCGGCATGAAGCAGCGCTTGCACATCGCCCGCGCCTTGATCCATGACCCCAACATCCTCTTCCTGGATGAGCCCACCATCGGGCTTGACCCGGTGGGGGCGCGCGATCTGCGCCAGGTGGTGCGCAACCTACAGGCGCAGAAGAAGACGATCCTGCTCACCACGCACTACATGTTTGAGGCGGATGCGCTGTGCCAGCGCATCGCCGTGGTCAACAAGGGCCGCATCGTCGCGCTGGATACGCCCGCCAAGCTCAAGACCCTGGTGCAAGACCTATCGGTGATCGAAATCGAAGGCTTCGGCATTGCCGAGGAGATCGTGGCGCGCCTGCGCGCCGCAGCCTTTGTGGATAACGTTTCGATCAAGGATTACGAGCAGACGCAACTGCTCTCCATCCATACCCAGCGTGGCGCCGAAGCCATCCCGGATCTGATGCATATGCTGGAAGGCCAGCGCATCGGGCGGGTGACCTCGCGCGAGCCGACCCTGGAAGATGCTTATGTGCGCCTGGTGGGAGACACGCGTGTCACTGACTAA
- a CDS encoding aspartate 1-decarboxylase, protein MRILVRSKIHNATVTEANLAYIGSITIDEELVERAGLWPGEKVLVVSNTSGQRLETYVIVGPRGSGTITMNGAAAHLVKAGEQIIIMAFEISAEPVEATFILVDENNKFVRYL, encoded by the coding sequence ATGCGCATCCTCGTTCGCTCTAAGATCCACAATGCCACGGTCACCGAAGCCAATCTGGCGTACATCGGCAGTATTACGATTGACGAAGAATTGGTGGAACGCGCCGGGCTGTGGCCGGGCGAAAAAGTGCTGGTGGTCAGCAATACCAGCGGGCAGCGCCTGGAAACCTATGTGATCGTCGGCCCGCGCGGCAGCGGCACGATCACGATGAACGGCGCCGCCGCCCACCTGGTGAAAGCCGGCGAGCAAATCATCATCATGGCTTTCGAGATCAGCGCCGAGCCGGTGGAAGCCACCTTCATCCTGGTGGACGAGAACAACAAGTTCGTGCGCTACTTGTGA
- a CDS encoding single-stranded DNA-binding protein, which translates to MSYHKITIVGNLGRDPEMRYTPGGQAVTNFNVASNRQYTGSNGEKIKETVWFRISAWGRQAEICNQYLKTGSQVMIEGRMTPDKASGGPRVWTRQDGTPAASYEVTAERVVFLGGRGGGGDMGAGGGDYGGVPAEPDGMLGGSEDEIPF; encoded by the coding sequence ATGTCTTATCACAAGATCACCATCGTCGGCAATTTGGGGCGTGACCCTGAGATGCGCTATACCCCCGGGGGCCAGGCGGTCACCAACTTTAACGTAGCCAGCAATCGCCAGTACACCGGCTCAAATGGCGAGAAGATCAAAGAAACGGTGTGGTTCCGCATCTCGGCGTGGGGGCGCCAGGCGGAGATCTGCAACCAATACCTGAAGACCGGCAGCCAGGTAATGATCGAGGGGCGCATGACCCCGGATAAAGCCAGCGGTGGCCCGCGGGTGTGGACGCGCCAGGATGGCACCCCGGCCGCCTCGTATGAGGTCACCGCTGAACGCGTCGTCTTCCTCGGCGGGCGCGGCGGCGGTGGCGATATGGGCGCTGGCGGCGGCGACTACGGCGGCGTACCGGCGGAGCCGGATGGCATGCTGGGCGGCAGCGAGGACGAGATCCCCTTCTAG
- a CDS encoding ABC transporter permease: MSLTKLRQYWHAAALSGEITIKQVFVDAFVIFTVLVQPMIIALLALWMLQARGGDQAMFVVVGSGMTGLWSSLLFVCGNSITGERWTGTLENLVAVPIPLQVIVFGKNLASVLQSLLSMVVSYTLVAWLFQLDVRIAQPGLFIASLVVTVVAFICFGLIIASLFIISPAVQHWQNGLEFPVYILCGFLFPIALLPGWTTPLSWLLTPYWAGRALQASAAGSATPQEMLLCWGMMLGFSALYLLGSRWLFRYVLYKARVEGTLGMQ; the protein is encoded by the coding sequence GTGTCACTGACTAAGTTGCGCCAATACTGGCATGCGGCCGCGCTGAGCGGTGAGATCACCATCAAGCAGGTTTTTGTGGATGCGTTCGTGATCTTCACTGTGCTGGTGCAGCCGATGATCATCGCCCTGTTGGCGTTGTGGATGCTGCAAGCGCGCGGCGGCGACCAGGCGATGTTCGTGGTGGTGGGCAGCGGCATGACCGGCCTGTGGAGCAGCCTGCTGTTCGTATGCGGCAATAGCATCACCGGCGAGCGTTGGACCGGTACGCTGGAGAATTTGGTGGCCGTGCCGATCCCGCTGCAGGTCATCGTCTTCGGCAAGAATCTGGCCAGCGTGCTGCAATCGCTGCTCTCCATGGTGGTGAGCTACACGCTGGTGGCCTGGCTGTTCCAGTTGGATGTGCGCATTGCCCAACCCGGCCTTTTTATCGCCAGCCTGGTGGTAACGGTGGTGGCTTTCATCTGTTTTGGGCTGATCATCGCCTCGCTGTTCATCATCAGCCCGGCGGTGCAGCACTGGCAGAACGGGCTGGAGTTCCCGGTGTACATCTTGTGTGGCTTTTTGTTTCCGATCGCGCTGTTGCCAGGCTGGACCACGCCATTGAGCTGGCTGCTGACTCCGTATTGGGCCGGGCGCGCCTTGCAGGCCAGCGCCGCCGGCAGCGCCACCCCGCAGGAAATGCTGCTGTGCTGGGGCATGATGCTGGGCTTCAGCGCGCTGTATCTACTGGGCAGCCGCTGGCTGTTTCGCTATGTACTCTACAAGGCGCGCGTTGAAGGCACGCTGGGAATGCAATGA
- a CDS encoding NAD(+)/NADH kinase, giving the protein MVPMPAFNHVTVLASASNPAAMALCADVVAFLQQHQLPASRAVLQGATTQAELQQQGTDLVVALGGDGTMLRAGHLCAPLNIPLLGINYGNFGFLIELGPQEWQHYLPRLASGEYSLEKRMLLHVQLRRGETVLGTWEALNEAMVGRGRVVRPVHLSASVDGTALTTYVADGVIIATPTGSTAYALAAGGPILPPTLRNVLLLPVAPHLSVERALVLDQGASITVCLERGDEAVLSVDGQAPEAMQIGDCVDVRASEHSLHFLRFREASYFYQRLLSLMATNPSAGAAA; this is encoded by the coding sequence ATGGTACCCATGCCTGCGTTCAATCATGTCACCGTGCTGGCCAGCGCGTCCAACCCTGCAGCGATGGCGTTGTGTGCCGACGTAGTAGCTTTCTTGCAGCAGCACCAGCTGCCAGCCAGCCGCGCCGTGCTGCAGGGCGCTACCACCCAGGCCGAATTGCAGCAGCAGGGCACTGATTTGGTGGTTGCGCTGGGCGGCGATGGCACCATGTTGCGCGCCGGGCACCTGTGCGCTCCGCTGAACATTCCATTGCTGGGCATTAATTATGGCAACTTCGGCTTCCTGATCGAGCTCGGCCCGCAGGAATGGCAGCACTACCTGCCACGCTTGGCCAGCGGCGAATACAGCCTGGAAAAACGCATGCTGCTGCATGTGCAGTTGCGCCGCGGCGAAACGGTTCTGGGAACCTGGGAAGCGCTCAACGAAGCGATGGTGGGCCGCGGCCGCGTGGTGCGCCCGGTGCACCTGAGCGCCAGCGTGGATGGCACTGCGCTGACCACCTATGTGGCTGACGGCGTGATCATCGCCACGCCCACCGGCTCCACGGCCTATGCCCTGGCCGCCGGCGGGCCGATCCTGCCGCCCACGCTGCGCAATGTGCTGCTGTTGCCGGTGGCGCCGCACCTCAGCGTGGAACGCGCCCTGGTGTTGGATCAAGGCGCCAGCATTACTGTGTGCCTGGAACGCGGCGATGAAGCCGTGCTGAGCGTGGATGGCCAGGCGCCCGAGGCGATGCAGATCGGCGATTGTGTGGACGTGCGCGCCAGTGAGCACAGCCTGCATTTTCTGCGCTTCCGCGAGGCCAGCTATTTTTATCAACGGCTGTTATCTTTGATGGCCACCAATCCTTCGGCAGGAGCTGCCGCATGA
- a CDS encoding sugar transferase, with protein sequence MPRSKRLLDLALAIFGGILLLPLILLLALLVRLFLGHPVLFRQPRPGIGGLPFTLYKFRTMREASGPDGQPLPDAQRLTGFGRLLRATSLDELPELWNVLRGEMSLVGPRPLLMRYLDRYTPQQFRRHLTLPGITGWAQINGRNNVSWEDKFALDVWYVDHWSLWLDIKILLLTPFKVLRREGINQPGNATAMEFMGSSAAEKHPPL encoded by the coding sequence ATTCCGCGTAGCAAGCGCCTGCTCGATCTGGCCCTGGCCATATTCGGCGGCATCCTGCTGCTGCCGCTGATCCTGCTGCTGGCGCTGCTGGTGCGCCTGTTCCTCGGCCACCCGGTACTCTTCCGCCAGCCGCGCCCGGGCATCGGCGGCCTGCCCTTCACGCTCTACAAGTTTCGCACGATGCGCGAGGCCAGCGGCCCCGACGGGCAACCGCTGCCCGATGCCCAGCGCCTCACCGGCTTTGGGCGCCTGCTGCGCGCCACCAGCCTGGATGAGCTGCCCGAGCTGTGGAACGTGCTGCGCGGCGAAATGAGCCTGGTGGGGCCGCGCCCCTTGCTGATGCGCTACCTCGATCGCTACACCCCGCAGCAGTTCCGCCGCCACCTCACCTTGCCGGGCATCACCGGCTGGGCGCAGATCAACGGGCGCAACAATGTTTCCTGGGAAGATAAGTTCGCCCTGGATGTTTGGTATGTAGACCATTGGTCCTTGTGGCTGGATATAAAGATCCTGCTGCTTACCCCGTTCAAAGTGCTGCGCCGCGAAGGTATCAACCAGCCCGGCAACGCCACCGCCATGGAGTTCATGGGCAGCTCCGCCGCCGAAAAGCACCCGCCGTTATAA
- a CDS encoding ABC transporter permease — MSLRTLRNNFRLFFEGALLSYVALFRWLRPMTYLASKVVSPLSYMLFFVFLGKYASNGSEASFYIVGNALQIAASSGIYGVTMSIGGDRRDGTLLYLFGSPANRLTVFFGRAFMHIIDGAFGVVLGFFWGVVLLGLDLSQANLGALALVIVITTFSTCGLGLLCGCLSLVTLNVMFVNNTVFFLLLLFSGANVQTALLPAWAQAIGQALPLTRGIAAARQIVGGASLAEVSHLLAGELLFGFVYVALGYLMFRWFEAFAKRRGTLEAF, encoded by the coding sequence ATGAGCCTACGCACACTGCGCAACAACTTCCGTCTCTTCTTTGAGGGTGCGCTGCTCTCGTATGTGGCGCTGTTCCGTTGGCTCCGCCCGATGACCTACCTGGCCTCCAAGGTGGTCAGCCCGCTCAGCTATATGCTCTTTTTTGTATTCCTGGGCAAGTACGCCAGCAATGGCAGCGAGGCCAGCTTCTATATTGTTGGCAATGCGCTCCAGATCGCCGCGAGCAGCGGCATTTACGGCGTCACCATGAGCATCGGCGGTGACCGGCGGGACGGTACTTTGCTGTATCTGTTTGGCTCGCCGGCCAATCGCCTGACCGTCTTTTTCGGGCGCGCCTTTATGCACATCATTGACGGTGCCTTCGGCGTAGTGCTGGGCTTCTTCTGGGGCGTGGTGCTGCTGGGGCTGGATCTCTCGCAGGCCAACCTGGGCGCGCTGGCGCTGGTGATCGTGATCACCACCTTCAGTACCTGCGGCCTGGGGCTGCTGTGCGGCTGCCTTAGCCTGGTGACTTTGAATGTAATGTTCGTCAACAACACGGTGTTCTTCCTGCTGCTGTTGTTCTCGGGCGCCAATGTGCAAACCGCGCTGTTGCCCGCCTGGGCGCAGGCGATCGGCCAGGCGCTGCCGCTGACCCGCGGCATTGCCGCGGCGCGCCAGATCGTGGGCGGGGCCAGCCTGGCTGAGGTCAGCCACTTGCTGGCCGGGGAGCTGTTGTTTGGCTTCGTTTATGTTGCGCTGGGTTACCTCATGTTCCGCTGGTTTGAAGCGTTTGCCAAGCGGCGCGGCACACTGGAGGCGTTTTAG